From Camelus dromedarius isolate mCamDro1 chromosome 2, mCamDro1.pat, whole genome shotgun sequence, one genomic window encodes:
- the AIRE gene encoding autoimmune regulator isoform X2, which yields MAGEARAGGDAALRRLLRLHRTEIAVAVDSAFPLLHALADHDVVPEDKFQETLQLREKEGCPQAFHALLSWLLTQDAAAILDFWRVLFKDYNLERYARLQPILDSFPKDVDLSQSRKGRKHPAGPKATALLPRPPSKRKALEEPRAAPPAALSPRGTSSPGSQAKAKPAKKLESSAEPQRLPLGNGIQTMSTSVQRAMAVSSGDVPGARGAVEGILIQQVFESGGSKKCVQVGGQFYTPSKLEGPGGGKNKTRSGGLKTLVPAKGTQAAAPGGGDSRAGPRDRALGLPALLGEPQLHQNEDECAACRDGGELICCDGCPRAFHLACLSPPLREVPSGTWRCSSCLHGTAQQDLPRTEEPRPQEPPAATQVLLGLRSAGEEARGLPREPPDGVDTAVTYKHVLVPPSAAPLPLLDPSALRPLLCVGPEEQQGAVPGARCGVCLDGADTLRCAQCAAAFHWRCHFPAGVARPGAALRCRSCSGDLAQALAPAEGASAASPAPSPARPVPGTPKLSDAAGPGAQAGDDPAGHEPVLHRDDLESLLSEHSFDGILQWAIHSMARPLAEAPTFPS from the exons ATGGCGGGCGAGGCCCGGGCCGGTGGGGACGCGGCGCTGCGCCGCCTTCTGAGGCTGCACCGCACGGAGATCGCCGTGGCCGTGGACAGTGCCTTCCCGCTGCTGCACGCGCTGGCAGACCACGACGTGGTCCCGGAGGACAAGTTCCAG GAGACACTGCAATTGAGAGAGAAGGAGGGCTGCCCACAGGCCTTCCACGCGCTCCTCTCATGGCTCCTGACCCAGGATGCGGCAGCCATCCTGGATTTCTGGAGGGTTCTTTTCAAGGACTACAACCTGGAGAGATATGCCCGGCTGCAGCCCATCCTAGACAGCTTCCCCAAAG ATGTGGACCTCAGCCAGTCCCGGAAGGGGAGGAAGCACCCGGCCGGCCCCAAGGCCACTGCACTGCTGCCTAGGCCCCCCAGCAAGAGGAAGGCCCTGGAAGAACCACGGGCAGCCCCGCCAGCAGCCCTGTCCCCGAGGGGCACCTCCAGTCCAG GCTCCCAAGCCAAGGCCAAGCCAGCCAAGAAGCTGGAGAGCAGCGCGGAGCCACAGCGCCTCCCATTGGGCAACG GAATTCAGACCATGTCCACCTCAGTCCAGAGAGCCATGGCTGTGTCGTCTGGGGACGTCCCGGGAGCCCGCGGCGCCGTGGAGGGCATCCTCATCCAGCAGGTGTTTGAGTCAG GTGGCTCCAAGAAGTGTGTCCAGGTTGGGGGGCAGTTCTACACCCCCAGCAAGCTCGAAGGCCCCGGCGGGGGGAAGAACAAGACCCGCAGCGGTGGCCTGAAGACCCTGGTCCCAGCCAAGGGGACCCAGGCTGCTGCCCCC GGTGGAGGCGATTCAAGGGCAGGCCCGCGGGacagggccctgggcctccctgccctcctcggCGAGCCCCAGCTCCACCAG AACGAGGACGAGTGTGCGGCGTGCCGGGACGGCGGGGAGCTGATCTGCTGTGACGGCTGCCCCCGCGCCTTCCACCTGGCCTGCCTGTCACCGCCGCTCAGAGAAGTCCCCAG TGGGACCTGGAGGTGCTCCAGCTGCCTCCACGGGACAGCCCAGCAGGACCTGCCCCGGACCGAGGAGCCCCGGCCCCAGGAGCCGCCCGCAGCGACCCAG GTCCTCCTGGGACTGAGGTCAGCAGGAGAGGAGGCAAGGGGACTGCCCAGGGAGCCCCCGGATGGAGTGGATACTGCTGTCACCTACAAGCATGTGCTGGTCCCACCTTCTGCAGCCCCCCTGCCTCTGCTGGATCCCTCGGCCCTGCGCCCCCTACTGTGTGTGGGCCCTGAGGAGCAGCAG GGCGCAGTGCCCGGAGCTCGGTGCGGCGTGTGCCTGGACGGCGCGGACACCCTGCGGTGCGCACAGTGCGCCGCCGCCTTCCACTGGCGCTGCCACTTCCCCGCCGGCGTGGCCCGGCCCGG GGCCGCCCTGCGCTGCAGATCCTGCTCGGGAGACCTCGCCCAGGCCCTGGCCCCGGCGGAGGGGGCGTCCGCCGCGAGCCCCGCCCCGAGTCCTGCCCGCCCGGTTCCTGGGACCCCCAAGCTCAGCGATGCCGCCGGCCCTGGGGCGCAG
- the AIRE gene encoding autoimmune regulator isoform X1 produces MAGEARAGGDAALRRLLRLHRTEIAVAVDSAFPLLHALADHDVVPEDKFQETLQLREKEGCPQAFHALLSWLLTQDAAAILDFWRVLFKDYNLERYARLQPILDSFPKDVDLSQSRKGRKHPAGPKATALLPRPPSKRKALEEPRAAPPAALSPRGTSSPGSQAKAKPAKKLESSAEPQRLPLGNGIQTMSTSVQRAMAVSSGDVPGARGAVEGILIQQVFESGGSKKCVQVGGQFYTPSKLEGPGGGKNKTRSGGLKTLVPAKGTQAAAPGGGDSRAGPRDRALGLPALLGEPQLHQKNEDECAACRDGGELICCDGCPRAFHLACLSPPLREVPSGTWRCSSCLHGTAQQDLPRTEEPRPQEPPAATQVLLGLRSAGEEARGLPREPPDGVDTAVTYKHVLVPPSAAPLPLLDPSALRPLLCVGPEEQQGAVPGARCGVCLDGADTLRCAQCAAAFHWRCHFPAGVARPGAALRCRSCSGDLAQALAPAEGASAASPAPSPARPVPGTPKLSDAAGPGAQAGDDPAGHEPVLHRDDLESLLSEHSFDGILQWAIHSMARPLAEAPTFPS; encoded by the exons ATGGCGGGCGAGGCCCGGGCCGGTGGGGACGCGGCGCTGCGCCGCCTTCTGAGGCTGCACCGCACGGAGATCGCCGTGGCCGTGGACAGTGCCTTCCCGCTGCTGCACGCGCTGGCAGACCACGACGTGGTCCCGGAGGACAAGTTCCAG GAGACACTGCAATTGAGAGAGAAGGAGGGCTGCCCACAGGCCTTCCACGCGCTCCTCTCATGGCTCCTGACCCAGGATGCGGCAGCCATCCTGGATTTCTGGAGGGTTCTTTTCAAGGACTACAACCTGGAGAGATATGCCCGGCTGCAGCCCATCCTAGACAGCTTCCCCAAAG ATGTGGACCTCAGCCAGTCCCGGAAGGGGAGGAAGCACCCGGCCGGCCCCAAGGCCACTGCACTGCTGCCTAGGCCCCCCAGCAAGAGGAAGGCCCTGGAAGAACCACGGGCAGCCCCGCCAGCAGCCCTGTCCCCGAGGGGCACCTCCAGTCCAG GCTCCCAAGCCAAGGCCAAGCCAGCCAAGAAGCTGGAGAGCAGCGCGGAGCCACAGCGCCTCCCATTGGGCAACG GAATTCAGACCATGTCCACCTCAGTCCAGAGAGCCATGGCTGTGTCGTCTGGGGACGTCCCGGGAGCCCGCGGCGCCGTGGAGGGCATCCTCATCCAGCAGGTGTTTGAGTCAG GTGGCTCCAAGAAGTGTGTCCAGGTTGGGGGGCAGTTCTACACCCCCAGCAAGCTCGAAGGCCCCGGCGGGGGGAAGAACAAGACCCGCAGCGGTGGCCTGAAGACCCTGGTCCCAGCCAAGGGGACCCAGGCTGCTGCCCCC GGTGGAGGCGATTCAAGGGCAGGCCCGCGGGacagggccctgggcctccctgccctcctcggCGAGCCCCAGCTCCACCAG AAGAACGAGGACGAGTGTGCGGCGTGCCGGGACGGCGGGGAGCTGATCTGCTGTGACGGCTGCCCCCGCGCCTTCCACCTGGCCTGCCTGTCACCGCCGCTCAGAGAAGTCCCCAG TGGGACCTGGAGGTGCTCCAGCTGCCTCCACGGGACAGCCCAGCAGGACCTGCCCCGGACCGAGGAGCCCCGGCCCCAGGAGCCGCCCGCAGCGACCCAG GTCCTCCTGGGACTGAGGTCAGCAGGAGAGGAGGCAAGGGGACTGCCCAGGGAGCCCCCGGATGGAGTGGATACTGCTGTCACCTACAAGCATGTGCTGGTCCCACCTTCTGCAGCCCCCCTGCCTCTGCTGGATCCCTCGGCCCTGCGCCCCCTACTGTGTGTGGGCCCTGAGGAGCAGCAG GGCGCAGTGCCCGGAGCTCGGTGCGGCGTGTGCCTGGACGGCGCGGACACCCTGCGGTGCGCACAGTGCGCCGCCGCCTTCCACTGGCGCTGCCACTTCCCCGCCGGCGTGGCCCGGCCCGG GGCCGCCCTGCGCTGCAGATCCTGCTCGGGAGACCTCGCCCAGGCCCTGGCCCCGGCGGAGGGGGCGTCCGCCGCGAGCCCCGCCCCGAGTCCTGCCCGCCCGGTTCCTGGGACCCCCAAGCTCAGCGATGCCGCCGGCCCTGGGGCGCAG
- the AIRE gene encoding autoimmune regulator isoform X3, translating into MPGKGKAGTSFPPLLQETLQLREKEGCPQAFHALLSWLLTQDAAAILDFWRVLFKDYNLERYARLQPILDSFPKDVDLSQSRKGRKHPAGPKATALLPRPPSKRKALEEPRAAPPAALSPRGTSSPGSQAKAKPAKKLESSAEPQRLPLGNGIQTMSTSVQRAMAVSSGDVPGARGAVEGILIQQVFESGGSKKCVQVGGQFYTPSKLEGPGGGKNKTRSGGLKTLVPAKGTQAAAPGGGDSRAGPRDRALGLPALLGEPQLHQKNEDECAACRDGGELICCDGCPRAFHLACLSPPLREVPSGTWRCSSCLHGTAQQDLPRTEEPRPQEPPAATQVLLGLRSAGEEARGLPREPPDGVDTAVTYKHVLVPPSAAPLPLLDPSALRPLLCVGPEEQQGAVPGARCGVCLDGADTLRCAQCAAAFHWRCHFPAGVARPGAALRCRSCSGDLAQALAPAEGASAASPAPSPARPVPGTPKLSDAAGPGAQAGDDPAGHEPVLHRDDLESLLSEHSFDGILQWAIHSMARPLAEAPTFPS; encoded by the exons ATGCCAGGGAAGGGCAAGGCCGGGACCTCATTCCCACCATTGCTTCAGGAGACACTGCAATTGAGAGAGAAGGAGGGCTGCCCACAGGCCTTCCACGCGCTCCTCTCATGGCTCCTGACCCAGGATGCGGCAGCCATCCTGGATTTCTGGAGGGTTCTTTTCAAGGACTACAACCTGGAGAGATATGCCCGGCTGCAGCCCATCCTAGACAGCTTCCCCAAAG ATGTGGACCTCAGCCAGTCCCGGAAGGGGAGGAAGCACCCGGCCGGCCCCAAGGCCACTGCACTGCTGCCTAGGCCCCCCAGCAAGAGGAAGGCCCTGGAAGAACCACGGGCAGCCCCGCCAGCAGCCCTGTCCCCGAGGGGCACCTCCAGTCCAG GCTCCCAAGCCAAGGCCAAGCCAGCCAAGAAGCTGGAGAGCAGCGCGGAGCCACAGCGCCTCCCATTGGGCAACG GAATTCAGACCATGTCCACCTCAGTCCAGAGAGCCATGGCTGTGTCGTCTGGGGACGTCCCGGGAGCCCGCGGCGCCGTGGAGGGCATCCTCATCCAGCAGGTGTTTGAGTCAG GTGGCTCCAAGAAGTGTGTCCAGGTTGGGGGGCAGTTCTACACCCCCAGCAAGCTCGAAGGCCCCGGCGGGGGGAAGAACAAGACCCGCAGCGGTGGCCTGAAGACCCTGGTCCCAGCCAAGGGGACCCAGGCTGCTGCCCCC GGTGGAGGCGATTCAAGGGCAGGCCCGCGGGacagggccctgggcctccctgccctcctcggCGAGCCCCAGCTCCACCAG AAGAACGAGGACGAGTGTGCGGCGTGCCGGGACGGCGGGGAGCTGATCTGCTGTGACGGCTGCCCCCGCGCCTTCCACCTGGCCTGCCTGTCACCGCCGCTCAGAGAAGTCCCCAG TGGGACCTGGAGGTGCTCCAGCTGCCTCCACGGGACAGCCCAGCAGGACCTGCCCCGGACCGAGGAGCCCCGGCCCCAGGAGCCGCCCGCAGCGACCCAG GTCCTCCTGGGACTGAGGTCAGCAGGAGAGGAGGCAAGGGGACTGCCCAGGGAGCCCCCGGATGGAGTGGATACTGCTGTCACCTACAAGCATGTGCTGGTCCCACCTTCTGCAGCCCCCCTGCCTCTGCTGGATCCCTCGGCCCTGCGCCCCCTACTGTGTGTGGGCCCTGAGGAGCAGCAG GGCGCAGTGCCCGGAGCTCGGTGCGGCGTGTGCCTGGACGGCGCGGACACCCTGCGGTGCGCACAGTGCGCCGCCGCCTTCCACTGGCGCTGCCACTTCCCCGCCGGCGTGGCCCGGCCCGG GGCCGCCCTGCGCTGCAGATCCTGCTCGGGAGACCTCGCCCAGGCCCTGGCCCCGGCGGAGGGGGCGTCCGCCGCGAGCCCCGCCCCGAGTCCTGCCCGCCCGGTTCCTGGGACCCCCAAGCTCAGCGATGCCGCCGGCCCTGGGGCGCAG